A stretch of Sulfurimonas xiamenensis DNA encodes these proteins:
- a CDS encoding ABC transporter ATP-binding protein has protein sequence MNNIIEVKDIETKFGDKVVHDKISLSVPKGSIYGLLGPSGCGKTTLLREMLMLQKFQDGEIEILGHKLSSIKYKEAVKLRKEWGVLFQSGALFSSLSLKENIALALVEYSDLSKAMIDDIVEFKIALVGLNSSDADLYPSQISGGMKKKAALARSLAMDPKLLFLDEPTSGLDPISAREFDALILKLRDLLGLTIVMISHDLQSIYDTLDKVAVIDNKKIVYEGDLDNIFVVENRFVKTFFKGTKSV, from the coding sequence ATGAATAATATTATTGAAGTAAAAGATATAGAAACTAAATTTGGAGATAAAGTTGTCCATGATAAAATTAGTTTAAGTGTGCCAAAAGGGAGTATATATGGACTTTTGGGTCCAAGCGGATGTGGAAAAACAACTCTTTTACGAGAGATGCTTATGCTTCAAAAATTTCAAGATGGAGAAATTGAAATATTGGGGCATAAACTTAGTTCTATTAAGTATAAAGAAGCAGTAAAGTTAAGAAAAGAGTGGGGTGTTTTGTTTCAATCGGGAGCACTTTTTTCATCATTGAGCTTAAAAGAAAATATAGCGCTGGCACTTGTTGAGTATAGTGATTTATCAAAAGCTATGATTGATGATATAGTGGAATTTAAGATAGCTCTTGTCGGATTAAACTCTAGCGATGCAGATCTCTACCCATCTCAAATAAGCGGCGGAATGAAAAAAAAAGCAGCATTGGCTCGTTCTCTTGCAATGGATCCAAAACTTCTATTTTTGGATGAACCTACAAGCGGGCTTGATCCAATTTCTGCTAGAGAATTTGATGCTTTAATATTAAAACTTCGTGATTTACTTGGTTTAACAATTGTTATGATTTCACATGATTTGCAATCAATTTATGATACACTCGATAAAGTTGCAGTTATTGATAATAAAAAAATAGTGTATGAAGGTGATTTGGACAATATATTTGTTGTTGAAAATAGATTTGTTAAAACTTTTTTTAAAGGGACAAAAAGTGTATGA
- a CDS encoding ABC transporter permease: protein MHDSSLDILYIDNKLFLKFKGELTLYNLTKYEKRVNTADLSKVHSVVIDLMQLHFLDSAASIFIYNLQQQLLSKNILLEGLLCDNQEISDMLELVKKQKLQSKKVLHRKKRGFLEKLGEDTYKNYFVFLSFLSFMGELFANKIQYLIYYKNIRYKEIAFEINETAVKAFGIVALTSFLIGLVVAYQSAYQLKIYGANIFIVDMLGISIFRELSPLITAIVIAGRSGSAFTAQIGAMKITQELDAMQTMGFDPYKFLVIPKIVALMIAMPILIFISDIMAIIGGMVIANLDLGITTDMFLDRFNSVVALKHFLVGIAKGPFFAFLIASIAIYRGMLVKDNTQSIGLNTTKSVVESIFAVIICDAIFSIAFTNLGI, encoded by the coding sequence ATGCATGACTCATCTTTGGATATTTTATATATTGACAATAAGCTTTTTTTAAAATTTAAAGGAGAGCTTACTCTTTATAACCTTACAAAATATGAAAAAAGAGTAAACACTGCAGATTTAAGTAAAGTTCATAGTGTAGTTATAGATTTAATGCAATTGCACTTTTTAGACAGTGCTGCATCTATTTTTATATATAATTTACAACAACAACTCTTATCAAAAAATATTTTGCTTGAAGGTCTGCTTTGTGATAATCAAGAAATTTCAGATATGCTAGAACTTGTAAAAAAACAAAAGCTACAGTCTAAAAAAGTTTTACATCGTAAAAAAAGAGGTTTTTTAGAAAAACTGGGCGAAGATACATATAAAAATTATTTTGTTTTTTTATCTTTTTTATCATTTATGGGTGAACTTTTTGCAAATAAAATACAATATCTTATATATTATAAAAATATAAGATACAAAGAGATAGCTTTTGAAATAAATGAAACTGCTGTAAAAGCATTTGGTATTGTTGCTTTGACAAGTTTTTTGATTGGTCTTGTTGTGGCGTATCAATCAGCCTATCAGTTAAAAATATATGGTGCAAATATATTTATAGTTGATATGCTTGGAATATCTATTTTTAGAGAACTCTCACCACTTATTACGGCAATAGTTATTGCAGGAAGAAGCGGTTCGGCATTTACAGCGCAGATAGGAGCAATGAAGATAACGCAAGAATTGGATGCAATGCAAACAATGGGTTTTGATCCTTATAAATTTTTGGTTATTCCAAAGATTGTTGCTCTTATGATTGCTATGCCGATACTTATTTTTATATCAGATATCATGGCAATTATTGGCGGAATGGTTATTGCAAATTTAGATTTAGGCATTACAACTGATATGTTTTTAGATAGATTCAATAGTGTTGTTGCACTGAAGCATTTCCTTGTCGGTATAGCAAAGGGACCGTTTTTTGCTTTTTTAATTGCTTCAATTGCAATATATAGAGGAATGCTTGTAAAGGACAATACGCAAAGCATAGGACTCAATACAACAAAAAGTGTGGTAGAGTCAATTTTTGCTGTTATTATATGTGATGCGATTTTTTCAATTGCTTTTACAAATTTGGGAATATAA
- a CDS encoding UDP-2,3-diacylglucosamine diphosphatase, whose product MSHSLEIREGAFVVADAHYSYKRPDFLEFLKDISTKKLSPTQLILMGDIFDALFGEIPYTHKKNQEAIEILNKISFDIEVIYLEGNHDFNLKSIFPNIKVFPISLQPVACRFENKKVLLAHGDIESDFGYKVYTTVIRNFAVLHFLKVVDFLSGHYILKCLDLYLGKKDDCKEFTGLDKFMSQRLDEKYNCDYFVEGHFHQNKMMELKNFTYINLGAFVCNQRYFIVKSDGDRGFLQENLFKMDLEYE is encoded by the coding sequence ATGTCCCATAGTTTAGAGATAAGAGAGGGTGCATTTGTTGTTGCAGATGCACACTACTCGTATAAACGCCCGGATTTTTTAGAATTTTTAAAAGATATCTCTACAAAAAAACTCTCTCCTACGCAATTAATTCTTATGGGAGATATTTTTGATGCTCTTTTTGGAGAGATTCCCTATACACATAAAAAAAATCAAGAAGCTATTGAAATTTTAAATAAGATATCTTTTGATATAGAAGTTATCTATTTAGAAGGAAATCATGATTTTAATCTTAAGAGCATATTTCCAAATATAAAAGTATTTCCAATCTCTCTTCAGCCTGTTGCATGCAGATTTGAAAATAAAAAAGTTTTGCTTGCACATGGTGATATAGAGAGTGATTTTGGATATAAAGTATATACGACGGTTATTAGAAATTTTGCAGTTTTGCATTTTTTAAAAGTAGTGGATTTTTTAAGCGGGCATTATATTTTAAAATGCTTAGATTTATACCTTGGTAAAAAAGATGATTGTAAAGAGTTTACAGGATTAGATAAATTTATGTCGCAAAGACTAGATGAAAAGTATAACTGTGATTATTTTGTAGAAGGTCATTTTCATCAAAATAAAATGATGGAGTTAAAAAATTTCACTTATATTAATTTAGGTGCTTTTGTATGCAATCAAAGATATTTTATTGTAAAATCAGACGGAGATAGAGGATTTTTACAAGAAAATTTATTTAAAATGGATTTAGAATATGAATAA
- the argC gene encoding N-acetyl-gamma-glutamyl-phosphate reductase: protein MSVTKVGVIGASGYTGLELLKILINHPKFQLSYVANSEGNTTLSQLHHSLNKVYECDVLKADIDECASSCELVFLALPHKTAMVYVKPLISKGLKVVDLSADYRLPQDIYEQFYCPHTDTENLSHAVYGLPELFRDELRSAKLVANPGCFPTSAILGVLPFMSRRVKNTPIIVDAKTGVSGAGKKLSDNTHFVNVNDNLFAYNPLMHRHAPEIAQKLGVDFDEVHFVPHLVPLTRGMISSIYIQVNSDFDAYEVLEEFYKEAKHVRVCKNPVDMKSVAGTNFCDIYVKRKSNMLFISSAIDNLMRGASSAAVVNANLMMGFDEDLGIPNIAYVP, encoded by the coding sequence TTGAGTGTCACTAAAGTCGGTGTTATAGGTGCAAGCGGTTATACCGGGCTTGAACTTTTAAAAATTCTTATAAATCATCCAAAATTTCAGCTCAGTTATGTAGCAAACTCGGAAGGAAATACAACTTTAAGCCAACTTCATCATTCTTTAAATAAAGTATATGAGTGCGATGTTTTAAAAGCTGATATAGATGAGTGTGCAAGTAGCTGTGAGCTTGTTTTTTTAGCACTTCCACATAAAACAGCTATGGTGTATGTAAAACCTCTGATATCAAAAGGCTTAAAGGTTGTTGATCTTTCAGCTGATTATAGACTGCCGCAGGATATTTACGAGCAGTTTTACTGTCCTCATACAGATACAGAAAATCTTTCTCATGCGGTTTATGGTCTGCCTGAGCTCTTTCGCGATGAGCTTCGCAGCGCAAAACTTGTGGCAAATCCGGGATGTTTCCCTACTTCTGCAATTTTGGGTGTTTTGCCATTTATGAGCAGAAGAGTTAAAAACACTCCAATTATAGTAGATGCAAAAACCGGTGTCAGCGGAGCCGGCAAAAAGTTAAGCGATAATACGCACTTTGTAAATGTAAATGATAATCTTTTTGCATATAACCCTCTTATGCATAGACATGCACCTGAAATTGCGCAAAAACTTGGGGTTGATTTTGATGAGGTTCATTTTGTCCCTCATTTAGTACCTCTTACTCGTGGGATGATAAGTTCAATATATATACAGGTAAATAGTGATTTTGATGCTTATGAAGTTCTTGAAGAGTTCTATAAAGAGGCGAAGCATGTAAGAGTATGTAAAAATCCTGTAGATATGAAGAGCGTGGCTGGAACAAATTTTTGCGATATTTATGTCAAAAGAAAATCAAACATGCTTTTTATTTCAAGTGCGATAGATAATCTAATGAGAGGTGCATCATCTGCTGCAGTCGTTAATGCAAATTTGATGATGGGATTTGATGAAGATTTAGGAATACCAAATATAGCCTATGTCCCATAG
- the greA gene encoding transcription elongation factor GreA, with the protein MEKIEPMTLFGYKKLQAEVKYLKEVKRPQIVKDIEEALEHGDLKENAEYHAAKEQQRLTDDRIAELAELIGSSKIVDPSELEHSRVSFGSTVVMSDTQTDEEVTYTIVGGCESNPNIGLISFNSPLAKQLLGKEEGDEVKVQLPGGKKELEIVEIRYQEIVFECH; encoded by the coding sequence ATGGAAAAAATTGAGCCGATGACACTGTTTGGATATAAAAAACTCCAAGCAGAAGTAAAGTATTTAAAAGAGGTAAAAAGACCTCAAATCGTTAAAGATATAGAAGAAGCGCTTGAACATGGTGATCTAAAAGAAAATGCGGAGTATCATGCTGCAAAAGAACAGCAAAGATTGACAGATGACAGGATTGCAGAACTTGCAGAGCTTATCGGGTCATCTAAAATAGTTGATCCAAGCGAGCTTGAACACTCAAGAGTAAGCTTTGGTTCAACTGTTGTGATGAGTGATACTCAAACAGATGAAGAGGTTACATATACAATTGTTGGTGGTTGTGAAAGTAATCCAAATATTGGTTTAATCTCTTTTAATTCGCCCTTGGCAAAACAGCTTTTAGGCAAAGAAGAGGGAGACGAGGTTAAAGTACAGCTTCCAGGGGGCAAAAAAGAGCTAGAGATAGTTGAAATAAGATATCAGGAGATAGTCTTTGAGTGTCACTAA
- a CDS encoding thiamine biosynthesis protein ThiF codes for MIYGFSLDSPLACEGIIGDGCGGGRWFLVDDEMLKAYDPQSKEVIVLLQNVKNAKKISKSGCDITIECIDKNIKFNLSTMREG; via the coding sequence ATGATTTATGGTTTTAGTTTAGATAGTCCGCTTGCGTGCGAAGGCATTATTGGCGACGGTTGCGGGGGCGGAAGATGGTTTTTGGTAGATGATGAGATGCTTAAAGCGTATGATCCGCAAAGCAAAGAAGTTATAGTTTTGCTGCAAAATGTAAAAAATGCGAAAAAGATAAGCAAAAGCGGATGCGACATTACGATTGAATGTATAGATAAAAATATAAAATTTAACCTCTCTACCATGAGAGAGGGTTGA
- a CDS encoding ThiF family adenylyltransferase, with protein sequence MRYERIKSLLQDDFYKLKNANILLLGVGGVGGHCLDCLSRSGVTNITIVDFDIYDETNQNRQIHSEMHIDEFKVEALQKHYPHIKIINARVDEEWIINFDFDEYDLVLDAIDDTKAKLALAQKCHKKLISSFGSAKRLDPTKVQVSDIWKSYGDKFGSKIRYELRKKGFDKKYKVIFSSEEAKVKDKGSFIGVTATFGLVMCSEAVKMIVSKTKKEIFE encoded by the coding sequence ATGAGATATGAGCGCATAAAATCTCTTTTGCAGGATGATTTTTACAAACTTAAAAATGCAAATATTTTACTTTTAGGCGTCGGCGGAGTCGGAGGACATTGCCTTGACTGTTTAAGCAGAAGCGGTGTTACAAATATAACAATTGTAGATTTTGATATATATGATGAAACAAATCAAAATCGTCAAATACACTCAGAAATGCACATAGATGAATTTAAAGTTGAAGCTCTTCAAAAGCACTATCCGCATATAAAGATTATAAATGCAAGAGTTGATGAAGAGTGGATAATAAATTTTGATTTTGATGAATATGATTTGGTTTTAGATGCTATAGATGATACAAAAGCAAAACTTGCTCTTGCTCAAAAGTGTCATAAAAAACTGATCTCATCATTTGGTTCAGCAAAAAGACTTGATCCCACAAAGGTTCAAGTATCAGATATCTGGAAGAGTTATGGCGATAAATTCGGTTCAAAAATTCGTTATGAGTTAAGAAAAAAAGGTTTTGACAAAAAGTATAAAGTTATCTTTAGTTCAGAAGAGGCAAAAGTAAAAGATAAGGGTAGTTTTATTGGTGTGACTGCCACTTTTGGACTTGTTATGTGTAGTGAAGCAGTTAAGATGATAGTGTCAAAAACAAAAAAGGAAATATTTGAATGA
- the surE gene encoding 5'/3'-nucleotidase SurE translates to MKNKYKILVTNDDGYEAKGLLCLVEALKELDDVEVTVVAPASEKSACGHSLTIIRPLRFVGVEDNFFKLDDGTPSDCIYLALSTMFVDVKPDLLISGINRGSNMGEDITYSGTAAGAMEGVLHNIPSIAISQVMDFTNPQGDFTLAQKTIKKLVLKIKEGTFPLPEREFLNVNIPPNIDLKDPKIFITYAGYRLYANDSHLHRNPRGEEYYWLGTHPLNFSARKGREGISDYEAITSGNISITPIKLDMSAYKSMKKLKTWIEENEI, encoded by the coding sequence ATGAAAAATAAGTATAAAATTTTAGTCACTAATGATGATGGGTATGAAGCAAAAGGTTTGCTCTGTTTAGTAGAAGCTTTAAAAGAGTTGGATGATGTTGAAGTAACGGTAGTAGCTCCCGCAAGCGAGAAATCTGCATGCGGGCATTCTCTAACTATAATTCGTCCTCTTCGTTTTGTTGGAGTCGAGGATAATTTTTTTAAATTGGATGACGGAACTCCCAGTGACTGTATCTATCTTGCATTAAGCACAATGTTTGTAGATGTTAAACCGGATCTTTTAATTAGCGGTATAAATCGCGGTTCAAACATGGGTGAGGATATTACCTATTCGGGAACGGCAGCGGGAGCAATGGAGGGTGTTTTACATAATATTCCATCAATCGCCATTTCTCAAGTTATGGATTTTACAAATCCTCAGGGTGATTTTACTTTAGCGCAAAAAACTATTAAAAAATTGGTTTTAAAGATCAAAGAGGGCACATTTCCTTTACCTGAAAGAGAATTTTTAAATGTAAATATCCCTCCAAACATTGATTTAAAAGATCCAAAAATTTTTATAACATATGCCGGCTACAGGCTTTATGCAAACGATTCGCACCTTCATAGAAATCCTAGAGGAGAGGAGTATTACTGGCTTGGAACTCATCCTCTGAATTTTTCTGCTCGAAAAGGAAGAGAGGGCATAAGCGATTATGAAGCAATAACATCGGGAAATATTTCCATAACCCCGATCAAACTCGATATGAGTGCATATAAAAGCATGAAGAAGCTTAAAACATGGATAGAAGAGAATGAGATATGA
- a CDS encoding metal ABC transporter solute-binding protein, Zn/Mn family codes for MKKILFLLFIFFTSLAFAKPIIIVSILPQKTFVQKITKDMADITVMVEPGNSPHSYEPKSSQMIAVSKADIYFSIGVEFENVWLSKIKSQNSNLTFINISDNIPKIAIKKDNHKHNNNDPHIWTSPKNVEIMANSIYKALITVDPKNKNLYKSNFDDFIKEIRDTDAQIKEILKETEPKSKFMVFHPSWGYFANEYNLTQIAVEVEGKEPKPKEMIKIIDEAKKENIKVIFTQPEFSDKSAQIIAKEAGVVVKKISPLNPNWSQNLINMAKAIAN; via the coding sequence GTGAAAAAAATTTTATTTCTACTGTTTATATTCTTTACATCTTTAGCTTTTGCTAAACCTATCATTATAGTCAGCATTCTTCCACAAAAAACTTTTGTTCAAAAAATAACAAAAGATATGGCAGATATAACCGTTATGGTCGAACCGGGGAACTCTCCTCACTCTTATGAACCGAAATCTTCACAAATGATAGCTGTTTCTAAAGCTGATATATATTTTAGTATAGGCGTTGAATTTGAAAATGTATGGCTAAGTAAAATAAAATCACAAAACTCTAATCTTACATTTATAAATATAAGCGACAATATCCCTAAAATAGCCATAAAAAAAGACAATCATAAACACAACAACAACGATCCTCATATATGGACTTCACCAAAAAATGTAGAGATAATGGCAAACTCTATATACAAAGCGCTTATTACAGTAGATCCGAAAAATAAAAACCTTTACAAGTCAAACTTTGATGATTTTATAAAAGAGATCAGAGATACAGATGCACAGATAAAAGAGATACTTAAAGAAACAGAACCAAAAAGTAAATTTATGGTTTTTCATCCATCATGGGGATATTTTGCAAATGAGTACAATCTCACGCAAATAGCAGTTGAAGTAGAAGGCAAAGAGCCAAAACCAAAAGAGATGATTAAAATTATTGATGAAGCAAAAAAAGAGAATATAAAAGTAATTTTTACTCAACCTGAATTTTCAGATAAAAGTGCTCAAATTATTGCAAAGGAAGCCGGCGTTGTGGTTAAAAAAATCTCTCCGCTAAATCCTAACTGGTCACAAAATCTAATAAACATGGCAAAAGCAATTGCAAACTGA
- a CDS encoding metal ABC transporter ATP-binding protein, producing the protein MQTDKNSPIIEIKNLSFAYDKELTLKDINLKIYEKDFMVFIGPNGGGKSTLIKLMLGINSMQKGSIEILNKPLHKSLSQIGYVPQNTNVNLDFPIKAIEVVMMGKGSKKRSFFGYSREEVSHAMEMLKQVGMQNFAHSKIGLLSGGQRQRVMIARALCLDPKILLLDEPTSSIDADGQKRIYELLKELNKKITIVVVSHDISIILEYASKVAYINKELLFHDLSSIKKEFYTSGEHFCEVELLQMLGKQK; encoded by the coding sequence TTGCAAACTGATAAAAATTCACCTATTATAGAAATTAAAAATCTCTCTTTTGCTTATGATAAAGAACTGACATTAAAAGATATAAATCTTAAAATTTATGAAAAAGATTTTATGGTTTTTATCGGTCCAAATGGGGGTGGAAAAAGCACTCTTATAAAACTAATGCTTGGTATAAATTCTATGCAAAAAGGTTCTATAGAGATTTTAAACAAACCTTTACACAAAAGCCTCTCACAAATAGGCTATGTTCCGCAAAACACAAATGTAAACCTTGATTTTCCCATAAAAGCGATAGAGGTCGTTATGATGGGAAAAGGCTCAAAAAAACGCTCTTTTTTTGGTTACTCAAGAGAGGAAGTTTCACATGCTATGGAGATGCTTAAGCAAGTAGGCATGCAAAATTTTGCCCACAGTAAAATAGGTTTGCTCTCAGGTGGTCAGCGTCAAAGAGTAATGATAGCCAGAGCCCTCTGTTTGGACCCAAAAATTCTTCTGCTAGACGAGCCGACTTCAAGTATTGATGCAGATGGACAAAAGCGTATTTATGAACTCTTAAAAGAGTTAAATAAAAAAATAACAATTGTTGTTGTAAGCCATGATATATCTATTATTTTAGAATACGCTTCCAAAGTGGCTTATATCAATAAAGAGCTGCTCTTTCACGATTTAAGTTCTATCAAAAAAGAGTTTTATACAAGCGGTGAACACTTTTGTGAAGTTGAACTTCTTCAAATGTTAGGAAAGCAAAAATGA
- a CDS encoding metal ABC transporter permease, producing the protein MIEALSYEFMQNALIAGVIVSLISGIIGSLIVANRMVFLAGGIAHAAYGGIGIAVFTGIPIFLGTSLFAVVAALFMAFVTINQREKTDTFIGLIWAVGMAIGIILVDLTPGYNVDLMSYLFGSILAVNSEDLYFMGILFAVVLFAVTFWYRDILAVSYDSEYAALSGINVRFFYTLILILSALTVVIAIKVVGLILVIALLTIPIYIAQNLSSSLYSMMLFSGFIASLFTIIGLWFSYSFNLTSGACIILVSAVSLMIFMFISKFK; encoded by the coding sequence ATGATAGAAGCTTTATCTTATGAATTTATGCAAAATGCTTTAATTGCCGGAGTAATTGTCAGCCTTATTTCTGGAATTATCGGCTCTCTAATCGTTGCAAACAGAATGGTTTTTTTAGCCGGCGGAATTGCGCACGCGGCATACGGCGGAATAGGAATAGCTGTTTTTACCGGCATCCCGATATTTTTAGGAACCTCTCTTTTTGCCGTTGTCGCAGCGCTATTTATGGCTTTTGTTACTATAAATCAAAGGGAAAAAACTGATACCTTCATAGGGCTTATTTGGGCCGTAGGAATGGCTATTGGGATCATTTTGGTTGATTTGACACCGGGATATAATGTAGATTTGATGAGCTATCTCTTTGGCTCTATCTTAGCAGTAAACAGCGAAGACCTCTATTTTATGGGGATTCTTTTTGCAGTTGTTCTATTTGCTGTAACATTTTGGTACCGCGATATTTTGGCTGTATCTTATGATAGCGAATATGCTGCACTAAGCGGAATAAATGTAAGATTTTTTTATACACTGATACTTATCTTATCAGCATTAACCGTTGTAATCGCCATAAAGGTTGTAGGATTGATTTTGGTTATAGCACTTCTTACAATTCCTATATATATCGCACAAAATCTCTCCTCTTCACTCTACAGCATGATGCTGTTCTCCGGATTTATCGCATCTCTATTTACAATTATCGGTCTTTGGTTCTCTTATAGTTTTAATTTAACTTCAGGTGCCTGCATTATCTTAGTCTCTGCTGTATCACTAATGATTTTTATGTTTATCTCAAAATTTAAATAA
- a CDS encoding TOBE domain-containing protein: MKIDGRFWLTKDNESFLGAGRIELLKKIEKTGSINAAAKEMKMSYKAAWERINGMNNLADEPLIQRKTGGKGGGGTTLTPYAHKLIETYNRLDELHRQFIERFAEAGDDPERLAKILKRTFLTTSARNQIPSKINAINLNELNAQIVMSLPGGVSLTSVITAKSVQNMGLNIGDDIYAIIKSSDINIVNKVPDDNENLNILEGTIKTIEISKDSSEVSFAINKHTTLIALLNKTDIDSLKIGSKAYAIINKKNIIIGS, from the coding sequence ATGAAGATAGATGGACGATTTTGGCTTACAAAAGATAACGAGAGTTTTTTAGGGGCCGGACGCATTGAACTTCTTAAAAAGATTGAAAAAACAGGCTCGATCAATGCCGCGGCAAAAGAGATGAAAATGAGCTATAAAGCTGCATGGGAGAGAATCAACGGAATGAACAATCTTGCTGATGAGCCGCTGATTCAAAGAAAAACCGGCGGAAAAGGTGGCGGCGGGACAACACTTACTCCCTATGCACATAAACTTATAGAAACATACAACCGCCTCGATGAACTACACCGCCAATTTATAGAGCGTTTTGCCGAAGCCGGTGATGATCCGGAACGATTAGCAAAAATACTTAAGAGAACTTTTTTAACAACAAGCGCAAGAAATCAGATCCCTTCTAAAATAAATGCTATTAATTTAAATGAACTTAATGCTCAAATAGTTATGTCACTCCCTGGCGGTGTTTCTCTAACCTCTGTAATCACAGCTAAATCAGTTCAAAATATGGGACTAAATATTGGCGATGATATCTATGCGATTATCAAATCCAGCGATATAAATATAGTAAATAAAGTTCCGGATGATAATGAAAATTTAAATATATTAGAAGGCACTATAAAAACGATAGAAATCTCAAAAGACTCTTCAGAAGTATCTTTTGCTATAAACAAACACACAACATTAATAGCTCTTTTAAATAAAACAGATATTGATTCTCTAAAGATAGGTTCCAAAGCCTACGCAATAATCAACAAAAAAAATATAATTATAGGCTCTTGA
- a CDS encoding ABC transporter substrate-binding protein — translation MSLLIKSIIFLLLLNISLNAGVIKDLNTTKKVFGSSPPMNYLIYALNPEKTVGLNFKIKEQNSCAGKQFLNNRFLSLPILGTFHGEGQGINLEKLLKHKPDLILVWEDDMLIEKISKEIAKTDIPTISIPFRKIEDMPKSIRLAATTIDEEQRGELLSSYTDNIIDEIKSSLKDTKPIRYYYAEGLDGLSTECDSSFHVEALNFANGENVHKCRQRGLLGLEKINFETLLSYNPEIIIVQNAFTYNKIINNPLWRHLQAVKNKNIHLIPDNPFNWVDRPTSFMRIMGIQWLANLFHPKEYAVNIHKKTAEFYKLFFNVELTDKDIKQLLGEIDE, via the coding sequence ATGTCTCTGCTCATAAAATCAATTATTTTTCTACTTCTCTTAAATATATCATTAAATGCCGGAGTAATCAAAGATTTAAATACAACAAAAAAAGTCTTTGGTTCATCGCCGCCTATGAACTATCTTATATACGCACTCAACCCGGAAAAAACAGTAGGATTAAATTTTAAAATAAAAGAGCAAAACAGCTGTGCTGGTAAGCAGTTTCTTAACAATAGATTTTTATCTTTGCCTATTCTTGGTACTTTTCACGGCGAGGGACAAGGCATAAACCTTGAAAAGCTTCTTAAGCATAAACCGGATTTAATTCTTGTCTGGGAAGATGATATGTTAATAGAAAAAATTTCCAAAGAGATAGCAAAAACAGATATACCGACCATCTCCATCCCTTTTAGAAAAATAGAAGATATGCCAAAATCGATTAGATTAGCCGCAACAACTATAGACGAGGAGCAAAGAGGAGAACTTCTTAGCTCTTATACCGATAATATTATTGATGAAATCAAATCATCTCTAAAAGATACAAAACCGATTCGCTACTACTATGCTGAAGGGCTTGATGGACTCTCAACCGAATGCGACAGCTCTTTTCATGTAGAGGCACTCAACTTTGCAAATGGAGAAAATGTTCATAAATGCCGACAAAGAGGACTTTTGGGGCTGGAAAAAATAAATTTTGAGACGCTTTTATCCTACAATCCAGAGATTATAATAGTCCAAAATGCCTTTACTTACAACAAGATTATAAATAATCCTCTTTGGAGACATCTGCAGGCAGTAAAAAACAAAAATATCCATCTTATCCCGGACAATCCTTTTAACTGGGTAGATAGACCTACATCTTTTATGCGCATCATGGGAATTCAGTGGCTGGCAAACCTCTTTCATCCAAAAGAGTACGCAGTAAACATTCACAAAAAAACAGCTGAGTTTTATAAGCTCTTTTTTAATGTAGAACTAACAGATAAAGATATAAAACAGTTATTGGGAGAAATAGATGAATAA